From one Rhodovulum sp. ES.010 genomic stretch:
- the flgH gene encoding flagellar basal body L-ring protein FlgH, with protein MKPVLLLACAAALALPSACGRLEQVGKAPDFKPVEGSNAYYAMTNPGTLPETSERRRTVDRASLWAAGRQSLLGDRRAERRGDIMTVVIEIDDEAEISNSTARSRSGSTSAGIPQMAGIPQIVGPLLPDGATMDNLAEAESSTNHSGDGSVRRNEKLTLRVAATVTDVLQNGILRIEGSQEVRVNFEMRELIVAGYVRPEDISRQNEITYDKIASARISYGGRGQITDMQQPRYGQQIADILLPF; from the coding sequence ATGAAACCCGTCCTCCTTCTCGCCTGCGCCGCGGCGCTCGCCCTGCCCTCGGCCTGCGGCCGGCTGGAGCAGGTCGGCAAGGCGCCCGATTTCAAACCCGTCGAAGGCAGCAATGCCTATTACGCGATGACCAATCCCGGCACCCTGCCCGAGACGAGCGAACGCCGCCGGACGGTGGACCGCGCGTCGCTCTGGGCCGCGGGGCGGCAATCGCTGCTCGGCGATCGCCGGGCCGAACGGCGCGGCGACATCATGACCGTCGTAATCGAGATCGACGACGAGGCCGAGATTTCCAACTCCACCGCGCGCAGCCGCTCGGGGTCCACGTCGGCCGGCATCCCGCAGATGGCCGGGATTCCGCAGATCGTCGGCCCGCTGCTGCCCGACGGCGCAACGATGGACAACCTCGCCGAGGCCGAGTCCAGCACCAACCACAGCGGCGACGGCTCGGTGCGGCGCAACGAGAAGCTGACGCTGCGGGTGGCCGCCACCGTGACCGACGTGCTGCAGAACGGCATCCTGCGCATCGAGGGAAGCCAGGAGGTGCGGGTGAATTTCGAGATGCGCGAGCTGATCGTGGCCGGCTACGTGCGCCCCGAGGACATCTCGCGCCAGAACGAGATCACCTATGACAAGATCGCCTCGGCGCGGATCTCCTATGGCGGGCGCGGCCAGATTACCGACATGCAACAGCCCCGTTACGGCCAACAGATCGCCGACATCCTCCTGCCGTTCTGA
- the flgA gene encoding flagellar basal body P-ring formation chaperone FlgA — MRALALLAALLAAFPATAEMLVATRTIRGQTILGPGDIAVAEGTMPGALTDPAEAVGQEARVNLYAGRPIRSGDIGPPAIIERNQIVTLIYRNGVVKIAAEARSLGRAGVGDALKVMNLASRATVTGYVMPDGTVTVGAQARP, encoded by the coding sequence ATGCGCGCCCTCGCCCTCCTCGCCGCGCTCCTCGCCGCGTTTCCCGCGACCGCCGAGATGCTGGTCGCCACGCGCACGATCCGCGGCCAGACGATCCTGGGGCCGGGCGACATCGCCGTGGCCGAGGGAACCATGCCCGGCGCGCTCACCGACCCGGCCGAGGCGGTCGGGCAGGAGGCGCGCGTCAATCTCTATGCCGGCCGCCCGATCCGGTCGGGCGATATCGGCCCGCCCGCGATCATCGAGCGCAACCAGATCGTCACGCTGATCTACCGCAACGGCGTGGTGAAGATCGCCGCCGAGGCGCGGTCGCTGGGCCGCGCGGGGGTGGGCGACGCGCTCAAGGTGATGAACCTCGCCTCGCGCGCCACCGTCACCGGATATGTCATGCCCGACGGCACCGTGACCGTCGGGGCCCAAGCCAGACCCTGA
- the flgG gene encoding flagellar basal-body rod protein FlgG, translated as MRALSIAATGMSAQQMRVETISNNLANMNTTGYDARRAEFADLHYQQVTRAGTINASDGTVLPTGVQLGLGVRPSAVTVNLAQGSLSQTGGDLDVAVEGRGYLEVTLPNGNAAFTRDGALKRTGDGLIVTSDGFTVAPGLTIPDDARSLSINAEGEVYAYFQDQVEPQLLGQLTLTMFTNEKGLEAIGSNLFTETEASGAPIAGVPGDEGFGTLRQGYLEDSSVDAVREITELIEAQRGYELNSKVITAADQMLAATTQVR; from the coding sequence ATGCGCGCCCTGTCCATCGCCGCCACCGGCATGTCGGCCCAGCAGATGCGGGTCGAGACGATTTCCAACAACCTGGCCAACATGAACACCACGGGCTACGACGCCCGCCGCGCCGAGTTCGCCGACCTGCATTACCAGCAGGTCACCCGCGCCGGCACGATCAACGCCTCCGACGGCACCGTGCTGCCCACCGGCGTGCAGCTGGGCCTGGGCGTGCGGCCCTCCGCGGTCACGGTGAACCTCGCGCAGGGGTCGCTGTCGCAGACCGGGGGCGACCTGGACGTCGCGGTCGAGGGCCGCGGCTACCTGGAGGTGACGCTGCCCAACGGCAACGCCGCCTTTACCCGCGACGGTGCGCTGAAGCGCACGGGCGACGGGCTGATCGTCACCTCGGACGGCTTCACCGTGGCGCCGGGCCTCACCATCCCCGACGACGCGCGCAGCCTCTCGATCAACGCCGAGGGCGAGGTCTACGCCTATTTCCAGGACCAGGTGGAACCGCAGCTTCTCGGCCAGCTCACGCTGACGATGTTCACCAACGAGAAGGGGCTGGAGGCGATCGGGTCGAACCTGTTCACCGAGACCGAGGCCTCGGGCGCACCCATCGCGGGCGTGCCGGGCGACGAGGGCTTCGGCACGCTGCGCCAGGGCTATCTGGAGGACAGCTCGGTCGACGCGGTGCGCGAGATCACCGAGCTGATCGAGGCCCAGCGCGGCTACGAGCTGAACTCCAAGGTCATCACCGCGGCCGACCAGATGCTCGCCGCCACGACGCAGGTGCGGTGA
- a CDS encoding flagellar hook-basal body complex protein, whose protein sequence is MDSSGYVTLNRQVGLMREMQSVAHNISNASTTGFRREGVVFSEHIAAVEGPGGSLSMANAHVREIDLSQGPLKQTNGRFDFAIEGEGFFLLETPQGERLTRAGSFTPDANGELVSPDGHRLLDAGGAPVFVPPDAASVSMAADGTLSADGRPLTQVGLYQPADAKAMTHVAGTLFDPGGPTEPVLETTLLQGFVEESNVDPVSEIARMIEVQRAYELGQTFLDREDERVRAAIRTLSGGT, encoded by the coding sequence ATGGACAGTTCGGGCTACGTCACGCTGAACCGCCAGGTCGGGCTGATGCGCGAGATGCAGAGCGTCGCGCACAACATCTCGAACGCGTCGACCACCGGGTTCCGGCGCGAGGGCGTGGTCTTCTCCGAACATATCGCCGCGGTCGAGGGGCCGGGGGGCTCGCTGTCGATGGCCAACGCCCATGTGCGCGAGATCGACCTCAGCCAGGGTCCGTTGAAGCAGACGAACGGCCGGTTCGACTTCGCGATCGAGGGCGAGGGGTTCTTCCTGCTGGAAACGCCCCAGGGCGAGCGGCTGACCCGCGCGGGCAGCTTCACCCCGGACGCCAATGGCGAGCTGGTCTCGCCCGACGGCCACCGCCTGCTCGATGCGGGCGGGGCGCCGGTCTTCGTGCCGCCCGATGCCGCCTCGGTTTCGATGGCCGCCGACGGCACGCTCAGCGCCGACGGGCGGCCGCTCACCCAGGTGGGGCTCTACCAGCCCGCCGATGCCAAGGCGATGACCCATGTCGCCGGCACGCTGTTCGACCCGGGCGGCCCCACCGAACCCGTCCTTGAGACGACGCTCCTGCAAGGCTTCGTCGAGGAATCGAATGTCGACCCGGTCTCGGAGATCGCCCGGATGATCGAGGTGCAGCGCGCCTACGAGCTGGGGCAGACCTTCCTCGACCGCGAAGACGAACGCGTTCGCGCCGCCATCCGCACCCTGAGCGGCGGCACCTGA
- a CDS encoding flagellar biosynthetic protein FliQ, which produces MTEFIFYDTLRQGLWIAVIISLPILTAALVTGVAIGLFQALTSVQEMTLTFVPKLAAILIVFWVSMSFMTETLTSFFTGRIVPMIAGV; this is translated from the coding sequence ATGACCGAGTTCATCTTCTACGACACGCTGCGCCAGGGGCTGTGGATCGCGGTCATCATCTCGCTGCCGATCCTGACCGCGGCGCTGGTAACCGGTGTCGCGATCGGCCTGTTCCAGGCGCTGACCTCGGTGCAGGAGATGACGCTGACCTTCGTGCCGAAGCTCGCGGCGATCCTGATCGTGTTCTGGGTCTCGATGAGCTTCATGACCGAGACGCTGACCAGTTTCTTCACCGGCCGCATCGTGCCGATGATCGCGGGGGTCTGA
- the fliE gene encoding flagellar hook-basal body complex protein FliE — MDIRSSIAAQAYATARPATQPQKPEAGAAFADAAKGFAQTIRQGEETAMAAMSGGADPHALVQALAQTELAVETAVTVRDKVVEAYQEILRMPV, encoded by the coding sequence ATGGATATCCGGTCCAGCATCGCCGCCCAGGCCTATGCCACCGCCCGGCCGGCGACCCAACCGCAGAAGCCCGAGGCGGGCGCGGCCTTTGCCGACGCCGCCAAGGGATTCGCCCAGACCATCCGCCAGGGCGAGGAGACCGCGATGGCGGCGATGTCGGGCGGCGCCGACCCGCATGCGCTGGTGCAGGCGCTGGCCCAGACCGAACTGGCCGTGGAGACCGCCGTGACCGTGCGCGACAAGGTGGTCGAGGCCTACCAGGAAATCCTCAGGATGCCGGTGTAG
- the flgC gene encoding flagellar basal body rod protein FlgC translates to MSDFSDSRAVSASGLRAQAARLRHVSENIANADTPGYRRKLMAFEAELGPNKPEGAVKTGPVRLDQTQLPKVYDPAHPMADATGHYDGSNVDLVIEIADAREAQRSYEANLKLFDQAREMSRGLFDLLRR, encoded by the coding sequence ATGAGCGATTTCAGCGATAGCAGGGCAGTCTCGGCGAGCGGGCTGCGCGCCCAGGCGGCACGGCTGCGCCACGTGTCCGAGAACATCGCCAATGCCGACACGCCGGGCTACCGGCGGAAACTGATGGCCTTCGAGGCCGAGCTTGGCCCGAACAAGCCCGAAGGCGCGGTCAAGACCGGGCCGGTGCGGCTCGACCAGACCCAGTTGCCCAAGGTCTACGACCCCGCGCACCCGATGGCGGACGCCACGGGCCATTACGACGGGTCGAACGTGGACCTCGTGATCGAGATCGCCGACGCGCGCGAGGCGCAGCGCAGCTACGAGGCGAACCTGAAACTCTTCGATCAGGCGCGCGAGATGTCGCGCGGCCTGTTCGACCTGCTGCGCCGCTAG
- a CDS encoding FlgB family protein, translated as MFDKLEIFRMAQGLATHAGARQTVIARNVANADTPGYRARDIADFTETYRQSDDSMALRTTRAGHIAAADSGSRSAEVVSGHGVGEPNGNTVSLEEEMLKAAEVKSKHNLALAVYKSSLNVLRTSIGR; from the coding sequence ATGTTCGACAAGCTGGAGATTTTCCGGATGGCGCAAGGGCTGGCCACCCATGCCGGTGCGCGCCAGACCGTCATCGCCCGCAACGTGGCCAATGCCGACACCCCCGGCTACCGGGCCCGCGACATCGCCGATTTCACGGAAACCTACCGACAGAGCGACGACTCCATGGCCCTGCGCACGACGCGCGCGGGCCATATCGCCGCCGCGGACAGCGGGTCGCGATCGGCCGAGGTCGTCTCGGGCCACGGCGTCGGAGAGCCCAACGGCAACACCGTGTCGCTGGAGGAAGAGATGCTCAAGGCCGCCGAGGTCAAGAGCAAGCACAACCTCGCGCTGGCCGTCTACAAGAGTTCGCTCAACGTGCTGCGCACCAGCATCGGGCGCTAG
- a CDS encoding FliI/YscN family ATPase produces MPESPFAALAGRIAALKPIRPVGRVRAAGSGTVTVTGLSERAGLGDLVEIRHGPGVRRRGEVLALAEGAVTVLPDGTPEGLSVGDRVVLLGPGKIAPDRRWLGRVVDPFGQPLDGRRLMPGPTARPLRALPPPATERRGLGARLGTGLAAFDTLLPIVRGQRIGLFAGSGVGKSTLLAKLARGVQADMAVIALVGERGREVGEFVSQVLGPEGMARSVIVAATSDQSPMVRRRAAWAAMAVAEHFRDEGNHVLFLADSVTRFAEAHRELALAADEPAALRGYPPSTAQAIMALAERAGPGTEGIGDITAVFSVLVAGSDMEEPVADILRGVLDGHVVLDRRIAERGRFPAVDLLRSVSRSLPRAASGSENALIAQARRLLGAYDRAEMMIQAGLYAAGSDPEIDAAIKVWPALDAFLSEDAAAGVESSFARLGQVLALAGERPEGAIAGS; encoded by the coding sequence ATGCCTGAAAGCCCCTTCGCCGCGCTTGCCGGGCGCATCGCCGCGCTCAAGCCGATCCGCCCCGTGGGCCGCGTGCGCGCTGCGGGCAGCGGCACGGTCACCGTCACCGGCCTGTCGGAACGGGCCGGGCTCGGCGATCTGGTCGAGATCCGGCACGGCCCCGGCGTGCGCCGCCGCGGCGAGGTGCTGGCGCTGGCCGAGGGGGCGGTCACGGTCCTGCCCGACGGCACGCCCGAGGGGCTGTCGGTGGGCGACCGGGTGGTGTTGCTGGGCCCGGGAAAGATCGCGCCGGATCGCCGCTGGCTCGGCCGGGTGGTCGATCCGTTCGGCCAGCCGCTCGACGGGCGTCGGCTGATGCCGGGACCGACCGCGCGGCCGTTGCGCGCCCTGCCGCCGCCGGCGACCGAGCGGCGCGGTCTCGGGGCGCGGCTCGGCACCGGGCTGGCCGCGTTCGACACCCTCCTGCCCATCGTGCGGGGCCAGCGCATCGGCCTGTTCGCCGGCTCCGGCGTCGGCAAGTCGACCCTGCTCGCCAAGCTCGCGCGCGGGGTCCAGGCCGACATGGCGGTGATCGCGCTGGTGGGCGAGCGTGGGCGCGAGGTGGGCGAATTCGTCAGCCAGGTTCTGGGGCCCGAGGGCATGGCGCGCTCGGTGATCGTGGCCGCGACCTCCGACCAGTCGCCGATGGTGCGGCGCCGCGCGGCCTGGGCGGCGATGGCCGTCGCCGAGCATTTCCGCGACGAGGGCAACCACGTGCTGTTTCTCGCCGACTCGGTCACGCGCTTCGCCGAGGCGCACCGCGAACTGGCGCTGGCCGCGGACGAGCCGGCCGCCCTGCGCGGCTATCCGCCCTCGACCGCGCAGGCGATCATGGCCCTGGCCGAACGCGCGGGGCCCGGCACCGAGGGCATCGGCGACATCACCGCGGTGTTCTCGGTGCTCGTCGCCGGGTCCGACATGGAAGAGCCGGTGGCCGACATCCTGCGCGGGGTGCTCGACGGTCACGTCGTGCTCGACCGCCGTATCGCCGAACGCGGCCGCTTCCCGGCGGTGGACCTGTTGCGGTCCGTCTCGCGCAGCCTGCCGCGGGCGGCGAGCGGGTCGGAGAACGCGCTGATCGCGCAGGCGCGGCGTCTTCTCGGGGCCTATGACCGGGCGGAGATGATGATCCAGGCGGGGCTTTACGCCGCCGGCTCCGACCCCGAGATCGACGCGGCGATCAAGGTCTGGCCGGCGCTCGACGCCTTCCTGTCCGAAGATGCGGCCGCCGGTGTCGAGTCGAGCTTCGCGCGGCTGGGCCAGGTGCTGGCCCTGGCGGGCGAGCGGCCGGAGGGGGCCATCGCCGGGTCCTGA
- a CDS encoding DUF1217 domain-containing protein, with protein sequence MSFQPVVPFGGFAGWRFLERTMERQQDAFNESPAVQRDLDYFAEKIGDVKTADDLVGDYRLLKVALGAFGLQDDIGSKFFIKKVLSEGTTAEDAFATKLSDKSYERLAEAFSFLSADAAAARTDQTTFARDLSLEIEGDGYLPVRLDSGETGYTRNAALERGAGGRLVTSDGHAVRPEIVIDETIASVSVSARGAVYGAYQPGGPQFLLGEIELATFSDATALQEAPAEGLAGLLTGRPSGVFLETGDSGPAVLGSAGSLGFGKLVQTELAAAETAFDTGAVMAAYRTRSFELAVGEQDGDMRLALNLDRELQDLAARDLSDEAQWFGVMGSNPLREVFDTAFGMPDAFAALDLDRQLETYRERADSFFGDSSVAQFSDPDKREELVRLFLARSEANALGGGMTGAQTALTLLGG encoded by the coding sequence ATGAGCTTTCAGCCGGTCGTCCCGTTCGGCGGTTTCGCCGGCTGGCGCTTCCTCGAACGCACGATGGAGCGCCAGCAGGACGCCTTCAACGAGAGTCCCGCCGTTCAGCGGGACCTCGACTATTTCGCCGAGAAGATCGGCGACGTCAAAACGGCCGACGACCTGGTCGGCGACTATCGCCTGCTCAAGGTCGCGCTGGGCGCCTTCGGGTTGCAGGACGATATCGGCAGCAAGTTCTTCATCAAGAAGGTGCTGTCCGAAGGCACCACCGCCGAGGACGCCTTCGCCACGAAGCTTTCCGACAAAAGCTACGAGAGGCTGGCCGAGGCGTTCAGCTTTCTCAGTGCCGACGCGGCCGCGGCGCGGACCGACCAGACGACGTTCGCCCGGGACCTGAGCCTTGAGATCGAGGGCGACGGCTACCTGCCGGTCCGCCTGGATTCGGGCGAAACGGGCTACACGCGGAACGCCGCGCTCGAACGCGGCGCGGGCGGGCGCCTCGTCACGTCCGACGGCCATGCCGTCCGGCCGGAAATCGTGATCGACGAGACGATCGCCAGCGTGTCGGTCTCGGCGCGGGGCGCGGTCTACGGCGCCTACCAGCCGGGCGGCCCGCAATTCCTGCTCGGCGAGATCGAGCTGGCCACGTTTTCGGACGCGACGGCCCTGCAAGAGGCGCCGGCGGAGGGCCTTGCGGGGCTGCTGACGGGGCGGCCCTCGGGGGTCTTTCTGGAAACCGGGGACTCCGGCCCCGCCGTGCTTGGCAGCGCCGGCAGCCTCGGCTTCGGCAAGCTGGTGCAGACGGAACTGGCCGCGGCCGAAACCGCTTTCGACACGGGCGCCGTGATGGCCGCCTATCGCACGCGCAGCTTCGAGCTTGCCGTGGGCGAACAGGACGGCGACATGCGCCTCGCGCTCAACCTCGACCGCGAGCTTCAGGATCTCGCCGCGCGCGACCTCTCGGACGAGGCGCAGTGGTTCGGGGTCATGGGCTCCAACCCCCTGCGGGAAGTCTTCGATACCGCCTTCGGGATGCCCGACGCGTTTGCCGCGCTGGATCTCGACCGCCAGCTCGAGACTTACCGCGAACGGGCCGACAGCTTCTTCGGCGACAGCAGCGTCGCGCAGTTCAGCGACCCCGACAAGCGGGAAGAACTGGTCCGCCTGTTCCTTGCCCGGTCGGAAGCGAACGCGCTTGGCGGCGGCATGACCGGCGCGCAGACCGCGCTGACCCTTCTCGGGGGCTGA
- the flbT gene encoding flagellar biosynthesis repressor FlbT, which translates to MSGLVLKLGPKERVLVNGAVIENGDRRTRLSIKTPNAHILRLRDAIHPEEVNTPVRRVCYIAQLVLSGDMAAADARPQLLRGIEQLSQVLTDHDSRSQLTQATEAVMGEQPYQVLKALRCLLPREERLLAGARPS; encoded by the coding sequence ATGAGCGGTCTGGTCCTCAAACTCGGCCCCAAGGAACGGGTCCTCGTGAACGGCGCGGTGATCGAGAACGGCGACCGCCGCACGCGGTTGTCGATCAAGACGCCCAACGCCCACATCCTGCGGCTGCGCGACGCGATCCACCCCGAGGAGGTGAACACGCCGGTCCGCCGGGTGTGCTACATCGCGCAGCTCGTGCTGTCCGGCGACATGGCGGCGGCGGATGCCCGCCCGCAGCTCTTGCGCGGGATCGAGCAGCTGAGCCAGGTGCTGACCGACCATGACAGCCGCAGCCAGCTGACGCAGGCGACCGAGGCGGTGATGGGTGAGCAGCCCTACCAGGTACTCAAGGCGCTGCGCTGCCTTCTGCCGCGCGAGGAGCGGCTGCTGGCGGGCGCGCGACCGTCATGA
- the flaF gene encoding flagellar biosynthesis regulator FlaF, translating into MNALQMAQKAYSAPEQAQTRTPRATEYAAFARITARLKAAETAGAKGFPALASAIHENRRLWTMLAADVADGDNGLPQSLRARIFYLYEFTTHHSREVLNGNAAIGPLVEVNTAIMRGLQSSEAAA; encoded by the coding sequence ATGAATGCCCTGCAAATGGCCCAAAAGGCCTATTCCGCGCCCGAGCAGGCGCAGACCCGCACCCCCCGCGCCACCGAATACGCCGCCTTCGCCCGCATCACGGCACGGCTCAAGGCCGCGGAGACCGCCGGGGCCAAGGGGTTTCCCGCCCTCGCCTCCGCGATCCACGAAAACCGCCGGCTCTGGACGATGCTCGCCGCCGATGTCGCCGACGGCGACAACGGCCTGCCGCAATCGCTGCGCGCGCGCATCTTCTACCTGTACGAGTTCACCACCCACCACAGCCGCGAGGTCCTGAACGGCAACGCCGCGATCGGGCCGCTGGTCGAGGTCAACACCGCGATCATGCGCGGGCTGCAATCCTCGGAGGCGGCGGCATGA
- a CDS encoding flagellin, translated as MSSILTNTGAMTALQTLKSINKGMADVQNQISTGKAVDSARDNAAVWAISKVMDSDVKGFEGISDSLALGESSVAVARNASESITDLLTEMKGKIVAAQEENVDRAKLQTDIDQLTSQIESVVGAAQFNGLNLVNGSAGGSTNSIDILSSLDRSSDGTVQSNNITVDLANTNLSVNVGTDVSASVFNTGSASTAAENGGSVAITGASFDFAQADGTTGGAVALRADELTGAYADRLVAGDQIELDVGGVNVSYTINEGDGASAVLGGLRGALEGAGLSNDFAVAFDGTDLTITNNKPTTTPANQNDVDITVTGTRGQGGLSDLNTLSVTTDDASRTKALNDIEDMIQYSIDAAAEFGSAQSRIEIQSDFVSKLTDSLKAGIGTLVDANMEEASARLQALQVQQQLGTQSLSIANQAPQNLLSLFR; from the coding sequence ATGTCCAGCATTCTGACGAACACCGGCGCCATGACCGCGCTGCAAACCCTGAAAAGCATCAACAAGGGGATGGCCGACGTCCAGAACCAGATCTCGACCGGCAAGGCCGTCGACTCGGCCAGGGACAACGCCGCCGTCTGGGCCATCTCGAAGGTGATGGACTCCGACGTGAAGGGCTTCGAAGGCATCTCCGACAGCCTCGCGCTGGGTGAATCGAGCGTCGCGGTCGCCCGGAACGCCTCAGAGTCGATCACCGACCTGCTGACGGAGATGAAAGGCAAGATCGTCGCCGCCCAGGAGGAAAACGTCGACCGCGCCAAACTGCAGACCGACATCGACCAGCTGACCAGCCAGATCGAATCCGTCGTCGGCGCAGCGCAGTTCAACGGCCTCAACCTGGTGAACGGGTCCGCCGGCGGCAGCACGAACTCGATCGACATCCTGTCGTCGCTCGACCGGTCGTCGGATGGCACCGTGCAGTCCAACAACATCACCGTGGACCTCGCCAACACCAACCTCTCGGTGAACGTGGGCACGGATGTTTCGGCCTCCGTCTTCAACACCGGTAGCGCCTCGACCGCTGCCGAGAACGGTGGCAGCGTCGCCATCACCGGGGCGAGCTTCGACTTCGCACAAGCCGACGGCACCACCGGCGGCGCCGTGGCCCTGCGGGCCGACGAACTCACCGGCGCCTATGCGGACCGCCTGGTGGCCGGCGACCAGATCGAACTCGATGTCGGCGGCGTGAACGTGTCCTACACGATCAACGAAGGCGACGGCGCATCCGCCGTTCTGGGCGGTCTTCGGGGTGCCCTGGAAGGCGCCGGCCTGTCGAACGATTTCGCCGTCGCGTTCGATGGCACCGATCTGACGATCACCAACAACAAACCGACCACGACGCCTGCCAACCAGAACGACGTCGACATCACAGTGACCGGCACCCGGGGCCAGGGGGGTCTGTCCGACCTCAACACCCTGAGCGTCACCACCGACGACGCCTCGCGGACCAAAGCGTTGAACGACATCGAGGACATGATCCAGTACTCGATCGACGCCGCGGCCGAGTTCGGTTCCGCCCAGAGCCGGATCGAGATCCAGTCGGATTTCGTCAGCAAGCTGACCGACTCGCTGAAGGCCGGCATCGGCACGCTGGTCGACGCCAACATGGAGGAGGCTTCGGCCCGTCTGCAGGCGCTGCAGGTGCAGCAGCAGCTGGGCACGCAGTCGCTGTCGATCGCCAACCAGGCGCCGCAGAACCTGCTGTCGCTCTTCCGCTAA
- a CDS encoding rod-binding protein codes for MLPPISAPAGHVPPETPSARDTHLREAAKALEAQFLAEMLKNAGLGETKGAFTGGPGEEQFASFLRQEQAKEMVEAGGIGLAESLFEALKERIDDAG; via the coding sequence ATGCTGCCGCCGATCTCCGCGCCCGCCGGCCACGTCCCGCCAGAAACGCCATCGGCCCGCGACACGCACCTGCGCGAGGCCGCCAAGGCGCTCGAGGCGCAATTCCTTGCGGAAATGCTGAAAAACGCGGGCCTGGGCGAAACCAAGGGGGCCTTCACCGGCGGCCCCGGCGAGGAACAGTTCGCCTCCTTCCTGCGACAGGAACAGGCGAAGGAAATGGTCGAGGCGGGCGGCATCGGGCTGGCCGAATCGCTGTTCGAGGCGCTGAAGGAGAGAATCGATGACGCAGGCTGA